Proteins encoded within one genomic window of Amorphoplanes friuliensis DSM 7358:
- a CDS encoding FAD-dependent monooxygenase, whose translation MPHAVIIGAGIAGLAAALRLGRDGWRTTVVERAAQRRTGGYLVNLLGPGYDAAEGLGLIPELASHDVGLFTTVLVHADGRPKLTVPSAVAEAALGARALTVFRGDLESTLYDAVADHTDFRFGTTVAAVDQDADEVRVVLSDGTTLHGDLLIGADGVRSGTRGTVFGAGGQVDLPYVVAAFPLPGPAAEHTATTYIGPGRTAATFGGKRAAAFFTYRCADPAAELRRGAADALTAAFGDLGGPVAKALEVLPAGVYFDAVSQVVLPRWSNGRVVLLGDAAWCVTLFAGHGAALALAGADRLGAALLDHPGDLGAALARWEAGLRPEVTGRQESARRGMAQYVPPTRFHVWMGELAIRAMTLRGVRGLVRRGIERANR comes from the coding sequence ATGCCACACGCGGTGATCATCGGCGCGGGGATAGCCGGGCTGGCCGCGGCTCTGCGGCTCGGCCGGGACGGCTGGCGCACGACCGTGGTGGAACGTGCGGCGCAGCGGCGCACCGGCGGCTACCTGGTGAACTTGCTCGGGCCCGGCTACGACGCCGCCGAGGGCCTCGGGCTGATCCCCGAGCTCGCGTCGCACGATGTGGGTCTGTTCACCACCGTGCTGGTCCACGCCGACGGTCGTCCCAAGCTCACCGTGCCGTCCGCGGTGGCCGAGGCCGCCCTCGGCGCGCGGGCGCTCACGGTGTTCCGCGGTGACCTCGAGTCCACGCTGTACGACGCCGTCGCCGACCACACCGACTTCCGTTTCGGCACCACCGTGGCGGCCGTCGACCAGGACGCCGATGAAGTCCGCGTGGTGCTCAGCGACGGCACGACGCTGCACGGCGATCTGCTGATCGGCGCGGACGGTGTCCGGTCCGGCACCCGCGGGACCGTGTTCGGCGCCGGTGGGCAGGTCGACCTCCCGTACGTCGTGGCGGCGTTTCCCCTGCCCGGCCCGGCGGCGGAACACACCGCCACCACGTACATCGGACCCGGCCGCACGGCGGCGACCTTCGGCGGGAAGAGGGCGGCGGCCTTCTTCACCTACCGGTGCGCGGACCCGGCCGCCGAGCTGCGGCGCGGAGCGGCCGACGCGCTCACCGCGGCGTTCGGAGACCTGGGTGGCCCGGTCGCGAAGGCCCTCGAAGTCCTGCCGGCCGGCGTGTACTTCGATGCGGTCAGTCAGGTGGTGCTTCCACGCTGGAGCAATGGCCGGGTTGTCCTGCTGGGCGACGCGGCGTGGTGTGTCACCCTCTTCGCCGGTCACGGAGCGGCCCTCGCCCTGGCCGGCGCCGACCGGCTCGGCGCCGCCCTGCTCGACCATCCCGGCGACCTGGGCGCCGCTCTGGCCCGGTGGGAGGCCGGCCTGCGCCCTGAGGTCACCGGACGCCAGGAGAGCGCCCGCCGTGGGATGGCCCAGTACGTCCCGCCCACCCGTTTCCACGTCTGGATGGGTGAACTGGCCATCCGTGCCATGACCCTGCGCGGCGTCCGTGGGCTCGTCCGCCGGGGCATCGAACGCGCGAACCGCTGA
- a CDS encoding dihydrofolate reductase family protein encodes MKLTLMQFVSLDGVSQGPGAPDEDTSGGFERGGWFVPFVDDAFLRLATAWTNEADAFLFGRHTYVNFARDWPKNTDPDDAVATQLNGRPKFVASQTLTAADWEPTTILSGDVAARVAEVKQQPGRELQIHGSARLGAAMLAAGLVDELRLVVAPVVVGQGRRLFPAGSEPAGLRLTSHDTTPGGLAIQVYEPAGPARFGTYGS; translated from the coding sequence ATGAAGCTGACACTGATGCAGTTCGTCTCCCTGGACGGCGTCTCGCAGGGCCCGGGAGCACCGGACGAGGACACCAGCGGCGGGTTCGAGCGTGGCGGCTGGTTCGTGCCGTTCGTCGACGACGCCTTCCTGCGCCTGGCCACGGCCTGGACGAACGAGGCCGACGCGTTCCTCTTCGGCCGCCACACCTACGTGAACTTCGCCCGTGACTGGCCGAAGAACACCGACCCGGACGACGCCGTGGCCACGCAGCTCAACGGGCGGCCGAAGTTCGTCGCCTCGCAGACCCTGACCGCGGCGGACTGGGAGCCGACCACGATCCTCTCGGGTGACGTCGCCGCCCGGGTCGCCGAGGTCAAGCAGCAGCCCGGCCGGGAGCTCCAGATCCACGGCAGCGCCCGGCTCGGCGCGGCGATGCTCGCCGCCGGTCTGGTCGACGAGCTACGGCTGGTCGTCGCGCCCGTGGTGGTCGGTCAGGGCCGTCGGCTCTTCCCGGCCGGCAGCGAGCCGGCCGGGCTGCGCCTGACCAGCCACGACACCACGCCGGGCGGGCTCGCGATCCAGGTCTACGAGCCGGCCGGGCCCGCGCGGTTCGGCACCTACGGCAGCTGA
- a CDS encoding RICIN domain-containing protein encodes MKVSSRKLSTMAGLAVLALAAGLTPALMAQAATTPAAGIQIKIGHSNKCLNVSGGSTADNARIVQYGCSAGATNDKFRIVPKGNGTYWIQGVGSGKCLNVKGGSTANNAAIIQYGCAMSPNALWRIDEVLEQPTIRIVSVGSGRCLNIPNASTADNTGLIQYGCTAAETAPNEQFYLPPTTSRTAVHRPFTSKQPISVVQGVPPTGAAVAPVYYSYISADNQLTMLTDRNPDPYNDDPNAPEPVFAQTFDYGYTGRTYSAPLQDGRVQVVSHDAAAGDVVLADEVTRGTGEYGDLADLGGAVAGQPSVGPLVNDGRLAAYAIVGGALWVAPQAANNPQTPYGAWRNLGGTGLTGTPVSVITRAGARIFALNTTGQLMSAVFEAGVLSDWINLGGSGLTGTPTAVVNPGYTSSVFIRAADGTVVTKRQAAGGAFPADWTPVGDFRIVGSPSAVMNVNPGRIALAARGTDNLIYLAYETVQGSGQFGDWVQISEPEDYPETVAASDPTTFAYDVPSGASFGIAFQSVDDLDLPVVYTFAAGTAAKSTKAAPKADFHQLDKPKKTVRLK; translated from the coding sequence ATGAAGGTAAGCAGCAGGAAGCTGTCCACCATGGCCGGTCTGGCCGTCCTTGCTCTGGCCGCGGGCCTGACGCCGGCACTGATGGCGCAGGCGGCGACCACACCGGCCGCGGGCATCCAGATCAAGATCGGGCACAGCAACAAGTGCCTGAACGTCTCCGGTGGCAGCACCGCGGACAACGCGCGGATCGTGCAGTACGGCTGCTCCGCGGGGGCGACGAACGACAAGTTCCGGATCGTGCCCAAGGGCAACGGCACCTACTGGATCCAGGGTGTCGGCTCCGGCAAGTGTCTCAACGTCAAGGGCGGCTCGACCGCGAACAACGCCGCGATCATCCAGTACGGCTGCGCGATGTCACCCAATGCGCTGTGGCGCATCGACGAGGTCCTCGAGCAGCCGACGATCCGTATCGTGTCGGTCGGCTCGGGTCGCTGCCTGAACATCCCGAACGCCTCGACCGCCGACAACACCGGGCTGATCCAGTACGGCTGCACCGCTGCGGAGACCGCGCCGAACGAGCAGTTCTACCTGCCGCCGACGACGTCGCGGACGGCCGTGCACCGGCCGTTCACGAGCAAGCAGCCGATCTCCGTGGTCCAGGGTGTGCCGCCGACGGGTGCAGCGGTCGCGCCGGTGTACTACAGCTACATCAGCGCGGACAACCAGCTGACGATGCTGACGGACCGCAACCCGGACCCGTACAACGACGACCCGAACGCGCCGGAGCCGGTCTTCGCGCAGACCTTCGATTACGGCTACACCGGGCGTACCTACTCGGCGCCGCTGCAGGACGGCCGTGTGCAGGTCGTGTCGCACGATGCGGCGGCCGGCGACGTGGTCCTGGCCGACGAGGTCACCCGCGGCACCGGCGAGTACGGCGACCTGGCGGATCTCGGCGGCGCCGTCGCCGGGCAGCCCTCGGTCGGGCCCCTGGTCAACGACGGCCGTCTGGCGGCCTACGCGATCGTCGGCGGCGCCCTCTGGGTCGCCCCGCAGGCGGCGAACAACCCGCAGACCCCGTACGGCGCCTGGCGCAACCTCGGGGGCACCGGCCTCACCGGTACGCCGGTCAGCGTGATCACCCGTGCCGGCGCCCGCATCTTCGCGCTGAACACCACGGGCCAGCTGATGAGCGCCGTCTTCGAGGCCGGCGTCCTGTCGGACTGGATCAACCTCGGCGGGTCCGGTCTCACCGGCACCCCGACCGCGGTGGTCAACCCGGGCTACACCTCGTCGGTCTTCATCCGGGCAGCGGACGGCACCGTCGTCACCAAGCGTCAGGCGGCCGGGGGCGCGTTCCCGGCGGACTGGACCCCGGTCGGCGACTTCAGGATCGTCGGCTCGCCGTCGGCGGTCATGAACGTCAACCCGGGCCGGATCGCCCTGGCCGCCCGCGGCACCGACAACCTGATCTACCTGGCGTACGAGACCGTTCAGGGTAGCGGCCAGTTCGGTGACTGGGTCCAGATCTCGGAGCCGGAGGACTACCCGGAGACCGTCGCGGCGAGCGACCCGACGACGTTCGCCTACGACGTCCCGTCCGGCGCGAGCTTCGGCATCGCGTTCCAGAGTGTCGACGACCTCGATCTCCCGGTCGTCTACACCTTCGCCGCCGGCACGGCCGCGAAGAGCACGAAGGCAGCACCCAAGGCCGACTTCCACCAGCTCGACAAGCCCAAGAAGACGGTACGGCTGAAGTGA
- a CDS encoding SRPBCC family protein, with protein MTVLSVHKDPEARRMTLTAEYDAPVDRVWLLWSDPRRLERWWGPPTHPATVVDHDLRPGGKVSYYVTGPDGERSPGWWHVRAVDAPRRLDFELGDAGIPPLAVRVRMDDRPGGGTLMVVETTFPTTGAMDQLIVMGYEQGLSTAVGQADAVLAAD; from the coding sequence ATGACCGTGCTCAGCGTCCACAAGGACCCCGAGGCCCGCCGGATGACCCTGACCGCGGAGTACGACGCACCCGTCGACCGGGTCTGGCTGCTGTGGTCGGACCCGCGCCGCCTCGAACGCTGGTGGGGCCCGCCGACCCACCCGGCCACCGTGGTCGACCACGACCTGCGGCCCGGCGGCAAGGTCTCGTACTACGTGACCGGCCCCGACGGCGAACGCTCCCCCGGCTGGTGGCACGTCCGGGCGGTGGACGCGCCGCGACGGCTCGACTTCGAGCTGGGTGACGCCGGCATCCCACCGCTGGCCGTCCGTGTCCGGATGGACGACCGCCCCGGCGGGGGAACGCTCATGGTCGTCGAGACCACGTTCCCCACCACCGGGGCGATGGACCAGCTCATCGTGATGGGCTACGAGCAGGGCCTCTCCACCGCGGTCGGCCAGGCCGACGCCGTACTCGCGGCGGACTGA
- a CDS encoding ArsR/SmtB family transcription factor, which translates to MGVTYYHMVVGEVDLDQVFHALADGTRRDIVVRTLRDEYSVSALSRLYPMTFAAVQKHVAVLERAHLVTKRRSGREQLVTGNVETIRHAARLLDQLEIVWRDRLDRFGDLLAEEDGGDPA; encoded by the coding sequence ATGGGTGTAACGTACTACCACATGGTTGTAGGTGAGGTCGACCTCGATCAGGTGTTCCACGCCCTGGCCGACGGCACACGACGCGACATCGTGGTGCGCACGCTGCGCGACGAATACTCGGTGTCGGCGCTCTCCCGGCTCTATCCGATGACGTTCGCCGCGGTGCAGAAACACGTCGCCGTGCTCGAACGCGCCCACCTGGTCACCAAACGCCGCAGCGGCCGCGAGCAGCTGGTCACCGGCAACGTCGAGACCATCCGCCACGCGGCCCGCCTGCTCGACCAGCTCGAGATCGTCTGGCGGGACCGCCTGGACCGCTTCGGCGACCTGCTCGCCGAGGAAGACGGAGGAGATCCCGCATGA